The Couchioplanes caeruleus sequence CTGCCCGCCCAGGGCGACCGGGAGTGGTAACCCCCACAGCCCGGCGGCCCGGGCCCGCTCCTGAGCCCGGCGCAGGGCCGCGGCGTCGCCTGCCATCAGGGACTTCTCGGCGGGCACGACGTGCGCGCCGATGAACGCCCGCATTCGCTCGGTCAGTGCGTCCACGATGGATCTCCTCCGGGTGACATCTTCCGGGAACCGTAGCGGGCCGGCTTCCGACCCTCTAACCGTGGACACGACACAGCACCCGGGGGCCACCGCCGGGATCGGCGCGTTCGACGAGGTGAGCGCTCAGGCGGCGTACGGGCTGATGGCCGTGCACGGCCGCGCCACCGGCCGCCCGCAACGCATCGGCGTCGACTATCTGACCGCCGCGACCCTGATCGTCGCCGCCCAGGGAACCCTCGCCGCCAAGCTGTCCGGCCTGCGGGGACGCCCGGTCGCACACGTCTCGGTCGACCCGGCCTCGGTCGCCCTGCTGACCGTCTCGCAGTATCTCGCCGCGGCGACCGCGGCCGACCCCGAGCACACGGAACGGTTCGAGGAGCCGGGCACGCCACCGCCGTTCTGCACGATCGACGGGATCCGCGTCGAACTGGAGACGCTCGACCCCGAGCCGTGGTGGACACTGTGGACCGGGCTGCAGGTGGCGCCCCGGCTGGTCGACGCCGGGTGGCGCGCCTTCGTGACCCGCTATGCGACCGCGGCCGCGCCGCTTCCGCCCGAGCTGCACGAGGCCGTCGCGGGGCTGACGTACGCCGACCTGGTGCGCGCGGCCCGGGCGTCCGGCGTCGCGGTGCAGCCGGTGCGCTCGCACGCGCAACGGCTGACCGATCCCGACGTCGGCGACGATCCCTGGTCGATCAGCGTCACCACCGACGCGGTACGGCCCGCCGCGGCGGCGCACCCCGGCGGCCTGCCGCTGGCGGGCCTGACCGTGGTGGAGGCCGGGCGGCGCATCCAGGGCCCGCTCGCCGCGCACCTGCTGGGCCTGCTCGGCGCCCGGGTGATCCGGGTCGAGCCGGCCGGCGGCGATCCGCTGCGCGGCATGCCGCCCATGGTGGACGACTGCTCGGCGCGGTTCCTCGCCCTCAACCGGGGCAAGCGGGTCGTGACGGCCCGCCTGCGCACCAGGGCAGGTCAGGACGCGGTCCGCGAGCTGGCCGCCGAAGCCGACGTGTTCCTGCACAACTGGGCGCCGGGCAAGGCCGCCGCCTTCGGCCTCGACAGCGCGGACCTGGCGAAGGTCAACCCCGCTCTGGTGTACGCGTACGCGTCCGGCTGGGGCGACGCGCGCGGTCCCGGCGCGCCACCCGGCACCGACTTCACCGTGCAGGCGTACGCCGGGCTCGGCGAGTATCTGCGCCCCCGCGACGAGCCGCGCGCAGGATCGCTGATGACGCTGCTCGACGTGCTCGGCGGGCTGGTCGCGGCCGAAGGCGTGCTCGCCGCGCTGGTCGCCCGGCACATCGACGGACGCGGCCGCCGGGTGGACAGCAGCCTGCTCTCCGCCTCCGGGGTCCTGCAGACTCCCACGCTGAGCGGGCGGCGGCCGGCCCGACCGGCATGGGGACCGCTCGGCGCCCCCGTGGCGACCCGCGACGGATACGTGGTGGCGCCGCGGACGCCCGCCGGATACGACGATCCCGCGCTGCCGGTGGCCCTCGCACAGGTGAGCACCGACGAGGCGCTCCGCGCGCTGCACGCCGACGGTGTGCCCGCCGTCCGCGTCCGCACCGACCTGGCCGAGCTGGCCGCCGATCCCGCCGTACGTCCGCTGCTCGACATCGACGGCTGCGCCTTCGTCCGCGCGCCCTGGAGGTTCCTGCCATGACGGTGCTCGCCACGCACGATCTCGTTCCCGCCCCGCTACGCCGCTGGTGGGCACAGGCCGGGTACTACCCGGGCGAGGGGATCTACGCCTTGTTCGCGCGGCACGCCCGCGCCCATCCGCACCGCAGCGCGGTCATCGACGACGACGGGGAGATCAGCTACGCCGAGCTGGACGACCTGGCGCTGCGCCTGGCCGCCGGCCTGCGTGACCTCGGCCTGCGCCCCGGCGAGGTCGTCGCCACCCAGTTGCCCAGCGGCCGACAGTCCGTGGCGGTGGATCTGGCGGCGGCGGCGCTCGGTGCGGTGGTCCTGGCGTACCCGGTGGGCCGCGGTCGCCGCGACACGCTGGCGCTGCTGGTCCGCTCCCGGGCCGCGGTCGCGGTGGTGGCGGCCAAGGCGGGCGACGTCGCGTACGCCGACCAGCTCGACGCCCTGCGCGATCGGCTGCCGGACCTGCGGACGGTCGTCGTCGCGGGCGGATCCGGTCCAGACAGCCTGGAAGCGCTCGCCGCCGGGCGCCGCCTCGAGGCGCTGCCGCCGGTCGACGCGTCGGGACCGGCGCGGATCCTGGTCTCGTCCGGCTCCGAGGCCGCGCCCAAGATGATCGTCTACTCCCACGACGCGCTGACCGGGGGCCGGGGCGCGTTCATCGGGTCGCTGCACGACGGCGACCGGCCGATGCGCAACCTGTTCCTGGTGCCGCTCGGCTCGTCGTTCGGCTCCTCCGGGACCGCGGTGACGCTGGCCCGGCACGGCGGCACACTCATCGTGGCGGGCCGGTTCGAGACCGGCCGGGCCCTGGAGCTCATCGACCGGCACGAGCCCCACCTCGTCTTCGGCGTGGCGACGATGTTCGCGATGATGCTCGACCATCCACGCCTCGCCCGGACCGGCACGTCGTCGCTGCGGGCCATGGTGGCGGGCGGCTCCCGCATCGACCCGGCCACCGTCGCGGCGGTCCGCGAGCGGTTCGGCTGCGCGGTCGTCAACTGCTACGGCTCCGCCGACGGCGTCAACTGCACCACCGACCCGGCCGAGCCGCCCAGGGAGATCCACGAGGCGGTGGGCCGCCCGAACAGCGCCGTGGCGGCGATCCGCATCGTCGGCGAGAACGGTCGCGACGTGCCCGCCGGTGAGGTCGGCGAGATCTGGGGGCTGGGGCCGATGAGTCCCCTGTGCTACGTCGACCCGGAATTCGACGGCCGCTACCGTACGGACGGCGGCTGGGCCCGTACCGGCGACCTCGGCCGCATCGACGAGCACGGCTACCTGCACGTGGTGGGCCGCCGCAACGAGATCGTCATCCGGGGCGGGCGCAACCTGTCGCCGGTCGAGGTCGAGCTGCTGCTGGCCCAGCATCCGGCCGTACGCCAGGTCGCCTGCGTGGGCGTGCCGGACCGGCTGATGGGCGAGCGGATGGGCGCCTGCATCGCCGTCCGGGAGGGTGCCGAACCGCCCACCCTGACCACGCTCGCCGCCTACCTCAGCGGCGTGCACGGGCTCGAGACGGCGAAGCTCCCCGA is a genomic window containing:
- a CDS encoding class I adenylate-forming enzyme family protein, with product MTVLATHDLVPAPLRRWWAQAGYYPGEGIYALFARHARAHPHRSAVIDDDGEISYAELDDLALRLAAGLRDLGLRPGEVVATQLPSGRQSVAVDLAAAALGAVVLAYPVGRGRRDTLALLVRSRAAVAVVAAKAGDVAYADQLDALRDRLPDLRTVVVAGGSGPDSLEALAAGRRLEALPPVDASGPARILVSSGSEAAPKMIVYSHDALTGGRGAFIGSLHDGDRPMRNLFLVPLGSSFGSSGTAVTLARHGGTLIVAGRFETGRALELIDRHEPHLVFGVATMFAMMLDHPRLARTGTSSLRAMVAGGSRIDPATVAAVRERFGCAVVNCYGSADGVNCTTDPAEPPREIHEAVGRPNSAVAAIRIVGENGRDVPAGEVGEIWGLGPMSPLCYVDPEFDGRYRTDGGWARTGDLGRIDEHGYLHVVGRRNEIVIRGGRNLSPVEVELLLAQHPAVRQVACVGVPDRLMGERMGACIAVREGAEPPTLTTLAAYLSGVHGLETAKLPERLAVLGELPLTAAGKIDKRWLREHLAGSAT
- a CDS encoding CoA transferase, which produces MDTTQHPGATAGIGAFDEVSAQAAYGLMAVHGRATGRPQRIGVDYLTAATLIVAAQGTLAAKLSGLRGRPVAHVSVDPASVALLTVSQYLAAATAADPEHTERFEEPGTPPPFCTIDGIRVELETLDPEPWWTLWTGLQVAPRLVDAGWRAFVTRYATAAAPLPPELHEAVAGLTYADLVRAARASGVAVQPVRSHAQRLTDPDVGDDPWSISVTTDAVRPAAAAHPGGLPLAGLTVVEAGRRIQGPLAAHLLGLLGARVIRVEPAGGDPLRGMPPMVDDCSARFLALNRGKRVVTARLRTRAGQDAVRELAAEADVFLHNWAPGKAAAFGLDSADLAKVNPALVYAYASGWGDARGPGAPPGTDFTVQAYAGLGEYLRPRDEPRAGSLMTLLDVLGGLVAAEGVLAALVARHIDGRGRRVDSSLLSASGVLQTPTLSGRRPARPAWGPLGAPVATRDGYVVAPRTPAGYDDPALPVALAQVSTDEALRALHADGVPAVRVRTDLAELAADPAVRPLLDIDGCAFVRAPWRFLP